GCTGAGAAGCGAGCACGCCTCCAGCAGCAGTATGCTGCGCAGCGTGCATTTAGAGATAGCATCTACTCACTCTATTGGAGTGGGAGCGGGCGTGATGTGGATGAGTATAACCGTGGCGGACGCATCTTCAGTCATTTTGAGCATGTGGGCACCGATTCGCTGGGCAACGACATCATCCAGTTTCATGTGGGCAAGGGGGTAAGACCCGACAGCATCTATGATGATGCGTATTTTGCCCAGAAATACATCAACCAGGATGAGGATTTCGACTACACCCGCCGCATGAGCCGCTGGGATGGCTATTATGATCCGTGGTTCTACGGCTACTATGGCTATGGTCCGTACTACTGGCGTTCGCGCATGTGGGGATGGCACAATCCTTGGCGCTACGGCTACTATGCGGGCTGGTATGACCCATGGTTCGACCCATGGTATGATCCTTGGTATTATGGCTATGCCGGATGGTATGGTGGCTGGTATGACCCATGGTATTACGGCTGGGGCGGCTGGTATGGTCCTTGGTACTGGGGTGGTCCGATGATAGGGCATGTAAGCTATGGCGGTTTTGCCGGCGGCAAGAGATATAACAATCCGGGTCGCATTGATGCTTCTCATGGATATGTTTATGGCGGATCCCAGGGCAACAGGAATACCTATACCCGCAGAAGCGGTTCCAACCGCAGTTTCGGTCAGCGCCGTGACAACAATGGCTTCAACAATAATTCCAATTTCGGAACGCGCAGTAATTCCGGCTTCGGCAACAGCGGCAGCTTTGGTAATGGCGGCAGCTTCAGTGGCGGCAGCGTAGGCGGAGGTGGCAGCTTCGGTGGTGGCCATTCCGGTGGTGGCAGCTTTGGAGGCGGCGGTCGCTCTGGTGGCGGCAGCTTCGGAGGTCGCCGATAAATACGCCCTGAAAGGATTTGCCATTTGCCAGCACGCCCTGAAAGGGCAGAAGCTCCTAGCCCAGGGCATCGCCCTGGGTTATAGTGGTTTTTATGAATACGCCCTGAAAGGGCAAAAGCTTTATAAACAATTAAAATTAGAAATAATATGAATCATTTGAAACATATACTTTTTGCCAGTGCGCTCGTGGCTTCCATGAGTGCCGCTGCGCAGGAAACCTATCAGGATACCAAGTTGGCTGCCAGCCAACTCACGGGTACCGCCCGCTATGTAGGTATGGGTGGAGCGATGGAGGCCTTGGGTGCCGACATCTCCACCATCAGCACCAACCCAGCCGGTGTGGGTCTTTTCCGCAAGAATCAGATTTCCCTCTCTGCTGGCGTCATCGCCCAGAGCGGTGCAGACAACAGTGTTTCCCTTGGCTATTCTACCATAGATATCAAGGGCAAGAAGAGTCATCCAACCTTCGACCAGGTAGGCATCGTCTGGTCTACGAAGATGAGAAACTCCAGTGCGCTCAATCTCGCATTCAATTATCATAAGAGTACCGACTTCGGACAGCTCCTCAACGCAGCCAATACGCTCACGAAGGCTTCGCAGAACAAGTTGACTGCAGCCAAGCATGCCGAGGGTGTTGATGGATGGAGTGCCGTAGATGCAAACTTTGGCGGTTACAAGGATAATGCAGGCAATTATCAGAATGGTCTGCTCAATGTCACTTCCGATGGTGCCCTGGCTTTCGCCGACGCCCAGTCTTATCTCTTCGGACAGTATCAGCATGGCTACATCGGCAGCTACGATTTCAATATCAGCGGTTCTATCGGCAATAGAGTATGGCTCGGTCTTACCATCGGTTTGCATGATGTTCATTACAACAGTAATTCCCTCTATGCAGAGAATCTGGTGGATGGCAACTATAGCGATTCCTACGAGGAGATCAAGATTACGGGTACGGGTTATGACGTGAAGGCAGGAGTCATCTTCCGTCCGGTAGAGGAGTCTCCTTTCCGCATCGGTGCCTACGTCAATTCTCCTGTGTTCTACGATCTCTCGCTCAGCGCAGCCCACGATCTGAGTATGTATGGCGGTGAAGCACCAGCTACTTTCCAGGATAAGGATGCAGCCGGCAATATCGTCAATGTGCCTTGCTACACAAAGGGTGATAAGGGACAGACTGTGGATTACGACTTCCGCTTGAACACTCCTTGGAAGGTGGGTGTCAGCATGGGTCATACCGTGGGCAACTATCTTGCCCTGGGTGCTACCTACGAGTATGCCTGGTACGACCACATGGACAACCGCGTGAAGGATGGCGGCTACTACGATTACTACTGGGGCGATTATTACGAGACCAGCAGCAGCGATGATGTGATGAATGCTGATACCCGTGCCAACCTGAAGGGCGTAAGCACCTTGAAGGTGGGAGCGGAATTCAAGCCAACCTCCATGCTTTCTCTGCGCCTGGGTTACAACTATGTATCGCCGATGTTCAGAGAGAATGCCTATCGTGATCAGTCGATTGGCAGCAATGGAGTAGATATCGCTACTTCTACAGATTATACCAACTGGAAGGCGATGAATCGCATTACCTGCGGTGTGGGTTTCAACTACGAGAATCTGAATATTGATGTAGCTTATCAGTATACTACCCAGAAGGGCGATTTCTATCCGTTTATGAGCTATGTGAATAAGAATGAAGCGTTGAGCAATATCCCAACTTCGTGCAAAGTGGATAACAATCGCCATCAATTGCTGATGACTGTGGGGTATAAGTTTTAAAATGTATTAATATACGCCACTTTCTTTTAAAAAAGTTTAGAGAATTTGGTGGATTCAAATAAATTGAATAACTTTGCAAGTGGATTTCAGTCTATGATGGATCATAGGCATCGTTAAGCGTTAAAGAGGTGGCGTCCTCTTTGTTGTTTTGTAAGTCTAGGAGATTTTCCCTCTAGGGAAAAAAAGATATTAGTTTTTTTAGTGGTTAATTTAGTTTTAGTAAGTATGTGATAGGATCTGTTGTGAAACAGGTCCTATTTTTTGTATGTCCAGACGTAAGCAATATGATGTGAAAAGACATCTGTTCTTGATGTGAAAAGATATCAGTTCTAGACTCAAAAAATATCTAGCCTTAAGGGAAAAAATATCTAGCCTTAAGGCAAAATAT
The Segatella copri DNA segment above includes these coding regions:
- a CDS encoding OmpP1/FadL family transporter, whose protein sequence is MNHLKHILFASALVASMSAAAQETYQDTKLAASQLTGTARYVGMGGAMEALGADISTISTNPAGVGLFRKNQISLSAGVIAQSGADNSVSLGYSTIDIKGKKSHPTFDQVGIVWSTKMRNSSALNLAFNYHKSTDFGQLLNAANTLTKASQNKLTAAKHAEGVDGWSAVDANFGGYKDNAGNYQNGLLNVTSDGALAFADAQSYLFGQYQHGYIGSYDFNISGSIGNRVWLGLTIGLHDVHYNSNSLYAENLVDGNYSDSYEEIKITGTGYDVKAGVIFRPVEESPFRIGAYVNSPVFYDLSLSAAHDLSMYGGEAPATFQDKDAAGNIVNVPCYTKGDKGQTVDYDFRLNTPWKVGVSMGHTVGNYLALGATYEYAWYDHMDNRVKDGGYYDYYWGDYYETSSSDDVMNADTRANLKGVSTLKVGAEFKPTSMLSLRLGYNYVSPMFRENAYRDQSIGSNGVDIATSTDYTNWKAMNRITCGVGFNYENLNIDVAYQYTTQKGDFYPFMSYVNKNEALSNIPTSCKVDNNRHQLLMTVGYKF